In a genomic window of Telopea speciosissima isolate NSW1024214 ecotype Mountain lineage chromosome 5, Tspe_v1, whole genome shotgun sequence:
- the LOC122663235 gene encoding probable L-type lectin-domain containing receptor kinase S.5: MITPGNSASIIVFISLLLFPAPTSSAKQSTNFTFNSFDPSQYGSVFDVIGDASISTQALQITTYTLNDAFGCLNQSGRVMFSVPFKLWEESSSSTDSDIVASFNSTFLINIYRPFNESVGEGFAFVIAPELNIPSASYGQWLGLTNATLDGNPSNKIVAIEFDTVKQEFDPDDNHMGLDIYSVKSSRTVSLSKFGIQIAPEVAKNYTVWIQYDGRVKLMKVYMGDSDSDKPSSPVLNEKINLKDYVSQYSYIGFSASTGVQAQLNSVFKWDLSVEVLPHEKNLSLVKIVIGVGVACLALFGIFVFGLVHHLKKWRDRDNDPNILGLMKSLPGTPKELKFKDLKKATNNFDEKLKLGQGGFGVVYKGFLERKNFEVAVKRFSRESMKGIDDYLAELTIINRLRHKHLVRLIGWCHEKGLLLLVYDYMPNGSLDNHLFGGPEKLLNWERRYKIIADVASGQHYLHDEYDEMVIHRDLKASNIMLDSNFNARLGDFGLARALDKEKNSYAEVEGFPGTLGYVAPECFRTCEATTESDVFGFAAVVLEVVCSKRPWTKIAGTKSLVDWAWTLYREGRIFEAVDKRLKDEYDAQQAHRLLLVGLACSHPVASQRPKMPTIVLVISGSVPPPDVPHIKPDFVPALGFNIESLITETQDTTAITSSYYGSVNSESIPRCHVPQSFVSCSDVSLV, from the exons ATGATTACGCCGGGGAACTCTGCCTCCATCATCGTTTTTATCTCGCTTCTGCTATTCCCGGCCCCAACATCTTCAGCGAAACAGTCAACAAACTTCACATTCAATAGCTTTGATCCATCTCAGTACGGTAGTGTTTTTGATGTAATAGGAGATGCATCCATCAGTACACAAGCCCTACAGATAACAACCTACACTCTCAACGATGCCTTCGGCTGCTTAAACCAGTCTGGCCGTGTCATGTTCTCAGTACCCTTCAAGCTCTGGGAAGAATCTTCTTCTTCGACGGATTCCGATATCGTGGCCTCTTTCAACTCAACCTTCCTCATAAACATCTACCGACCATTCAACGAGTCAGTAGGTGAAGGCTTCGCTTTCGTGATCGCCCCAGAACTTAACATCCCTTCGGCGAGCTATGGCCAGTGGCTGGGGCTAACGAACGCCACCCTCGATGGCAACCCATCTAACAAGATCGTCGCCATTGAGTTTGACACGGTCAAACAAGAGTTCGATCCAGATGACAACCACATGGGTCTGGACATATACAGCGTCAAATCGAGCAGGACGGTGTCGCTCTCCAAGTTTGGGATCCAGATTGCACCAGAGGTTGCCAAGAACTATACCGTGTGGATCCAATACGATGGAAGAGTCAAATTGATGAAGGTTTACATGGGCGACTCAGATTCCGACAAGCCGAGTAGCCCGGTTCTCAATGAGAAGATAAACCTCAAGGATTATGTGAGCCAGTACTCGTACATAGGTTTCTCGGCCTCGACAGGTGTGCAGGCGCAGCTGAACAGCGTGTTCAAGTGGGATCTATCGGTGGAGGTGCTCCCTCACGAGAAGAATCTAAGTTTGGTTAAGATCGTGATCGGTGTTGGAGTGGCGTGTTTGGcattgtttgggatttttgtttTCGGGTTGGTTCACCACTTGAAAAAGTGGAGGGATAGGGACAACGACCCAAACATTCTGGGGCTGATGAAGAGCCTGCCAGGTACGCCTAAGGAGCTCAAGTTTAAAGACCTGAAGAAGGCCACCAACAACTTCGACGAGAAGCTGAAGCTCGGGCAGGGTGGATTTGGAGTGGTCTACAAGGGGTTCCTCGAACGTAAGAACTTTGAAGTTGCAGTGAAGAGGTTCTCCAGGGAAAGCATGAAGGGGATCGATGATTACCTCGCTGAACTCACCATCATTAATCGCCTCCGGCACAAACATCTCGTCCGATTAATCG GATGGTGCCACGAGAAAGGCTTGCTTTTGTTGGTGTACGACTATATGCCAAATGGCAGCCTTGATAACCATCTATTTGGTGGGCCTGAAAAGTTACTGAACTGGGAGCGTCGATACAAGATCATAGCAGACGTAGCATCGGGCCAGCACTATCTTCACGACGAGTACGACGAGATGGTGATCCACCGTGACCTCAAGGCCAGCAACATCATGCTGGACTCCAATTTCAACGCTCGGTTGGGCGACTTCGGACTTGCCCGTGCCCTAGACaaagagaagaactcctacgCCGAAGTGGAGGGGTTCCCAGGCACGCTGGGCTATGTGGCCCCAGAGTGCTTCCGAACTTGCGAGGCCACCACCGAGTCGGACGTCTTTGGCTTCGCCGCCGTCGTCCTCGAAGTGGTCTGTAGTAAGCGCCCCTGGACTAAGATCGCCGGCACCAAATCACTGGTGGACTGGGCCTGGACTCTCTACCGTGAGGGTCGCATCTTCGAGGCCGTCGACAAGAGGCTTAAGGATGAATACGATGCCCAGCAAGCCCACCGCCTCCTTCTCGTCGGGCTCGCCTGCTCCCATCCCGTTGCATCTCAAAGGCCCAAGATGCCCACCATCGTTCTGGTAATTTCGGGATCCGTTCCACCACCTGACGTGCCGCACATCAAACCTGACTTCGTACCGGCGCTGGGTTTCAACATCGAAAGCTTGATTACAGAAACGCAGGACACCACTGCCATTACCTCTTCCTATTATGGGTCGGTGAATTCGGAGTCGATCCCACGCTGCCACGTCCCACAGAGTTTTGTAAGTTGCAGCGACGTCTCCTTGGTATGA
- the LOC122663236 gene encoding L-type lectin-domain containing receptor kinase IX.1-like: MAHTSSSRNSHLQSSKFNFILFQVSLYFLLLVSPATSLSFNFSNFTKSLVNNGSIRLQLDALLYEPIIRLTKNRQDQNSTNSTGRMLYNAPVQLWNSKTLTDFTTNFSLTLRNPSDYHNCASPNKTLCIGDGLAFFLAPFGYFIASDDSTVEDVSLGSGGLGLFNNSATQKIVAVKFDTFQNTWDPDNSHIGIDISSILSNKTISCNSSLWSWMRNNSIPWEAWVSYDSSSLNLSVVLTCSDKTIPCEICSLNYNVKLSDYLPKQVTIGFSSTSGEAYELHQLNSWVFDSTLELEVNSLKDFVAMAAVESSIATLSVLYALGVGPREFSYAELARATNYFHETQKLGEGGFGGVYRGFLSDLNMDVGVKRISKGSRQGEKKYPLEVKIIGRLRHRNLVHLIGWCLQRKELLLVYEFMPNRSLDSHLFQNKGSLAWELRYKIALDLASALQYLHEGWDQCVVHRDIKLSNVILDSNFNAKLGDFGLARVVENVTKSQTNNVTSPMGGWLVEHGKGTQATNVAGTMGYMAPEYVFTGKANKESDVFSFGIVLLEISCGRKAIEKTADPSEVCLVEWVWDLYRSRKHLEAADPSQCMDATDKQQLECLIVVGLWCSQPNFNLRPSIGQAINVLKFDAPMPILPCCKEPISSPFNRRSTFSITSFQGFLEDLCASFTGLLRIGENVVCRLNGSLYGLKQASRQWFAKLSIALLRLGFTQSKANYSLFFKGHDASAIYILVYVDDILITGQNSTAITALKMTLHQQFRLKDLGPVKYFLGLEVARSRHGIFLNQQQYALDILLDMNFSGARTTAFPMEQHLKLSPSEGDLLDDAGSYRRLIGRLIYLTITRPDIVHTVTLLSQFMHQPR; the protein is encoded by the exons ATGGCTCATACTTCATCATCAAGGAATTCTCATCTCCAATCTTCAAAGTTTAATTTCATTCTCTTTCAGGTCTCATTGTATTTCTTGCTTTTAGTATCTCCTGCAACATCATTAAGCTTCAACTTTTCCAATTTCACTAAATCATTAGTGAATAATGGAAGCATCAGACTCCAATTAGATGCACTACTCTATGAGCCAATCATCAGACTCACAAAAAATCGACAAGATCAAAATAGTACAAATAGTACGGGTAGAATGTTGTATAATGCTCCCGTTCAGCTCTGGAATTCGAAGACCCTAACGGATTTCACCACCAATTTCTCCTTAACTCTCAGAAATCCCTCAGACTACCACAACTGCGCCTCCCCTAACAAGACTCTCTGCATTGGAGATGGGCTTGCTTTCTTCCTTGCTCCCTTTGGTTACTTCATTGCTTCCGATGATTCCACAGTCGAAGATGTAAGCCTGGGAAGTGGTGGTCTGGGTCTGTTCAACAACTCAGCAACTCAGAAGATCGTTGCAGTCAAGTTTGATACTTTTCAGAATACATGGGACCCAGATAACAGTCACATAGGTATCGACATATCTTCCATCTTGTCTAATAAAACTATCTCATGTAATAGTAGTCTTTGGAGTTGGATGAGAAATAATTCTATCCCTTGGGAGGCTTGGGTTAGTTATGATTCAAGTTCCCTAAACTTGAGTGTTGTATTGACTTGTTCTGATAAAACCATTCCTTGTGAGATCTGTAGCCTTAACTATAATGTTAAGCTAAGTGATTATCTTCCAAAACAAGTGACTATTGGGTTTTCTTCAACCAGTGGAGAGGCCTACGAGCTACATCAGCTCAACTCCTGGGTCTTCGATTCGACTTTGGAACTGGAAGTTAATTCTTTGAAAGATTTTGTGGCAATGGCTGCGGTCGAATCTTCCATAGCTACTCTCTCGGTTTTGTATG CCCTTGGGGTTGGGCCTAGGGAGTTTTCGTATGCTGAATTGGCTAGAGCAACTAATTATTTCCATGAGACACAAAAGCTTGGAGAAGGAGGATTTGGAGGTGTTTATAGAGGCTTCTTGAGTGATCTCAACATGGATGTAGGTGTGAAGAGGATTTCTAAAGGATCTAGACAAGGGGAAAAGAAATATCCATTGGAGGTGAAGATCATTGGTCGATTGCGGCATAGGAACCTTGTGCACCTTATTGGTTGGTGCCTCCAACGTAAAGAGCTACTTCTTGTGTATGAGTTCATGCCCAATAGAAGCCTTGATTCCCATCTATTTCAAAATAAGGGTTCCTTGGCATGGGAGTTGAGGTACAAGATAGCTCTTGACTTAGCCTCTGCATTACAGTATTTGCATGAAGGGTGGGATCAATGCGTTGTCCACAGGGATATTAAATTGAGCAACGTAATTCTTGATTCCAACTTCAATGCTAAACTAGGTGATTTCGGTCTAGCTAGGGTTGTTGAAAATGTAACAAAGTCACAAACAAATAATGTAACTAGTCCCATGGGAGGATGGCTTGTGGAACATGGGAAAGGGACACAGGCAACCAATGTAGCTGGTACCATGGGATACATGGCACCTGAATATGTTTTTACTGGGAAGGCTAACAAAGAATCTGATGTCTTTAGCTTTGGTATCGTTCTATTAGAAATTTCTTGTGGTAGAAAGGCCATTGAGAAGACTGCTGACCCAAGTGAAGTTTGTTTGGTAGAATGGGTTTGGGATCTCTATAGAAGTCGAAAACATCTCGAAGCAGCTGACCCAAGTCAATGTATGGATGCTACTGATAAGCAGCAATTAGAGTGCTTGATTGTTGTTGGGCTATGGTGTTCTCAACCAAACTTCAATCTCCGACCTTCTATTGGGCAAGCTATTAATGTTCTCAAATTTGATGCTCCAATGCCCATTCTCCCATGTTGTAAGGAGCctatttcttctccattcaatAGGAGGAGTACATTCTCGATTACATCTTTCCAGGGTTTTCTAGAAGA TTTATGTGCATCTTTCACCGGGTTACTAAGGATAGGGGAGAATGTTGTTTGTCGCCTCAATGGCTCTTtgtatggcctcaaacaggctTCCCGTCAATGGTTCGCCAAGCTCTCCATAGCCCTTCTCCGTCTTGGTTTTACTCAATCCAAGGCTAactattcattatttttcaaggGTCATGATGCATCTGCTATCTATATTTTggtgtatgtcgatgatatcCTTATCACAGGTCAGAACTCCACTGCTATTACCGCCCTAAAAATGACCTTGCATCAACAATTCCGCCTCAAGGATCTCGGCCCGGTTAAGTACTTTCTTGGTCTTGAAGTGGCCCGGTCCCGTCATGGAATCTTTCTAAATCAGCAGCAATATGCTTTGGACATCCTTTTGGACATGAATTTTTCTGGGGCACGCACTACAGCCTTTCCTATGGAACAACACCTTAAATTATCCCCCTCCGAGGGAGATTTACTAGATGATGCTGGTTCTTATCGCCGCCTGATTGGCCGGCTTATTTATCTCACCATTACTCGGCCTGATATTGTACATACTGTTACCCTCCTCAGCCAATTCATGCACCAGCCACGATAG